A genomic window from Salvia miltiorrhiza cultivar Shanhuang (shh) chromosome 5, IMPLAD_Smil_shh, whole genome shotgun sequence includes:
- the LOC131025855 gene encoding uncharacterized protein LOC131025855, giving the protein MANAINNLHQSGKFSSNIAVSSRAASEGSHGFGEMGNELKKNHEDSLKMPMEEISPPAFDQEIVKVVVEAVEKKDDDGTKVISHAAVPTSFLQRHKKEGKGKFSKFLEIFKKVHINLPLVEALLEMPQYAKYLRDVVSRKKKLGEFETINLNEECSAILQRKLLVKIKDPGSFTIACMIGDQHFGKALCDLGTSINLMPLSIFKKLAIGELKPTSMVLQMADRSVTYPRGIEVGDFIFPADFVVLDIEDDKNIPLILGCPFLATGRPMINVEKGELTLRVNEESQIFSIYRPARSYEDEVPKQAKDPGKRRADDLNIFNENYFSWQGPAKQTSQGKDVMRKYGAERGRSQHCMYQPP; this is encoded by the exons ATGGCCAATGCTATCAACAATCTGCATCAGTCAGGAAAATTCTCAAGCAACATTGCGGTGAGTAGTAGGGCTGCATCTGAAGGCAGCCATGGATTTGGTGAAATGGGGAATGAGCTGAAGAAAAATCATGAGGATA GTCTCAAGATGCCTATGGAGGAGATTTCGCCACCAGCTTTTGATCAGGAAATAGTTAAAGTCGTTGTCGAGGCTGTTGAAAAGAAGGACGATGATGGAACGAAGGTGATTTCACATGCAGCTGTGCCGACATCGTTCCTTCAACGTCATAAAAAGGAGGGGAAAGGTAAATTCTCCAAATTTTTGGAGATTTTCAAAAAGGTGCACATCAATTTACCTCTAGTGGAGGCTTTGTTGGAGATGCCCCAATATGCCAAGTACCTCCGGGACGTTGTTTCGCGTAAAAAAAAGTTGGGGGAGTTCGAGACTATCAACCTCAACGAGGAGTGTAGTGCAATTCTACAAAGAAAGCTGCTTGTGAAGATCAAGGATCCTGGCAGTTTCACCATAGCATGCATGATTGGAGACCAACACTTTGGGAAGGCATTATGTGATCTTGGAACTAGCATAAATCTCATGCCTTTATCCATCTTTAAGAAATTGGCaattggagagttgaagccTACATCTATGGTGCTGCAGATGGCAGACAGGTCGGTCACTTATCCACGTGGAATTGAGGTaggggattttattttcccaGCCGATTTTGTGGTGTTGGACATTGAGGATGACAAGAACATTCCGCTGATTTTGGGTTGCCCGTTCTTAGCAACGGGAAGGCCTATGATCAATGTGGAAAAAGGGGAGCTCACGCTTAGAGTGAATGAGGAAAGTCAAATTTTCTCTATTTATAGACCAGCCCGCAGTTATGAGGACGAAGTGCCCAAGCAAGCCAAAGACCCGGGAAAGAGAAGAGCTGATGATCTTAACATATttaatgaaaattatttttcttggcAGGGCCCAGCTAAGCAGACTTCTCAGGGAAAAGATGTGATGAGAAAGTATGGAGCAGAGCGTGGTAGGTCGCAACATTGCAtgtaccagcctccttga
- the LOC131025856 gene encoding uncharacterized protein LOC131025856: MVSAWSLDSSSLIKAFWKAGIVNILWKIWDCRNHVIFDDLEFNIIMIRSFIKVSFREMDRHFKKLGNSNNTWSDYLILRSIGVATRAKPPPTMIEVYWWPPAVSWMKVNTDGSAHGAPGSIAAGGVFRDSWGWVRGYFHFKGGRGFAFEAELLAVIHAISIAHNRGWFSLWVEADSEYVVRLLQARSMDVPWRFMGLWKQAIMKISDFNLQVLHIYREGNRAADIMANQDREEGWWPFAIEEIKLATNLDMATHSAIRIKN; the protein is encoded by the coding sequence ATGGTTAGCGCCTGGTCTTTGGATAGCAGTTCGTTGATCAAAGCTTTTTGGAAGGCGGGCATTGTTAACATTTTGTGGAAAATATGGGATTGTCGTAATCAtgttatttttgatgatttggAGTTTAATATCATTATGATTAGAAGTTTTATCAAGGTGAGTTTTAGAGAGATGGATCGGCACTTCAAGAAGTTGGGTAACTCCAATAATACCTGGTCGGATTATCTCATTTTGCGTTCTATTGGTGTGGCTACTCGCGCTAAGCCTCCGCCGACTATGATTGAGgtttattggtggcctccggCTGTTAGTTGGATGAAGGTCAACACGGATGGTTCGGCTCATGGGGCGCCGGGGAGTATTGCAGCTGGTGGGGTTTTTAGAGACAGCTGGGGTTGGGTCCGAGGCTATTTTCACTTTAAGGGTGGGCGAGGTTTCGCTTTCGAAGCTGAGCTTCTGGCCGTGATCCATGCAATCTCGATTGCCCATAATCGAGGTTGGTTTTCTTTATGGGTGGAAGCTGATTCTGAGTATGTGGTTCGGCTTCTCCAGGCGAGAAGCATGGACGTTCCTTGGCGTTTCATGGGACTTTGGAAGCAAGCGATTATGAAAATTTCTGACTTCAATTTGCAGGTGTTGCATATTTACCGTGAAGGAAATAGGGCAGCGGACATCATGGCAAATCAAGACCGCGAAGAGGGGTGGTGGCCTTTTGCCATTGAGGAGATAAAGTTGGCGACCAACTTGGATATGGCGACGCATAGTGCGATTCGCATCAAGAATTAA